TCGACCTGCAAGATAACatgcaaaattgaaattttcatcttCTGTTGAGCAGAAGATGGATTGAGTACACTGATCATGTCAGGCAGGAGGTTTGACCGTTTAGCAGCTCGGCCTCAGGGAGATGAGAATGAACGATCCACGCCCACCATGGTATGATAGAGCTTCTGAAGTGCACCGGTTCTTCATTGCTTGATGCTTCTGGATACAGTTCAAGAAATTTTCTCCTCCTTGCTTCTGCATTGCAAGTCCGATATTCAGAACAGGAAACTGAGTATTTAGCAGTGATATGATCTCTGTTCTAAGCAAATTGGCATTTCACAAGCCCCTAATATGACATTCATTCCTTCAGACAAATCCTAACTGAGGATTTCGGTAGAATAATGTCCTTACACTTTTCAAGGATGTAAATTCACATTCTAAAATGCATTATTCGTCTTACAGATTGTGGATATTTCAAGGAAACATGAGCAAAGACATTAAGATGTATACCCGCTACAATCACAGCATCCCAATCCACTCTTCCCTGCTTCACAAACATGTTGAGATCCCACGTCCCGTTCTTCCATCTCTCGTCACAAAATCTAGGATATGATGTTTCGACAGAATTCCTAGAATCCTGACTTTCATCCTCGAGTTCTTTTGGATTGCGAATAGTCAGAAGCGGAGATTTCTCTTGTTTCTCGGCTAACTTGAGGCCTTCAACATTTGGAGTCACAACGTTTGTAGTTTGTTGTGTTCCCAAAGAGCGTGAAGGTCTGGCCTGGGTCGACTGTTTCTTAGTGATATGCTGAGAGCTGCAAGCTCTTTGTATGGAGGCAGTAATGCCAATGGACGCCATGAGTTAATGGGAAAAATATCtggtcttttttctttatcttctaCTCTCGATGGCAAGGCTAAGGAGATAAGATTTGGCTAACAAGCCCATGCTTCCtgaataaataagtttatCTTCTGCTACGTTATACCCCTCTAGCACTCTCATGCTACATGCCATTCCAACTGTATCCATTTCGATTTTACACTTTTTCAGAAgcattctctttttctctctcaacaCACAGATGTACTCGCACATTCAGACAAATTTCTGCCATGTTTCTGGAGGGTAACAAGTTTTTGTAAGAAGTTCTTTGCTAGGGTAGCCTCTGATTCAATTTTCTCTCCTCAATAAAAGTACTATGACAATCAGATATTGATCAAGGTCTCCAAGAATGTTGAATGGAAAAAGGGAGATAGGACAACAGGAAATGAAGAATATTCGGGAACACATTAGAGGAAGTCCCAGGATTGGATTTAAAAAGTTGTCTGAATGAGACAACCTATTTGTTACAGATAGTCATATAGAACAAGGACTTGGTAcaagagaaacaagaaattgcATTGACTCATTAACTGTCACTTCACACATGATCCTgcaatttatacaatttagcAGATTTAAGGGAACGTTTCTTACCCAGGAATCACAGATGAGCCTTGTCGAATAGGAAGAATGCATGGGATGTTTGGAATATTTTTGGTGCTTAAAAACAGCTCATTCAGTCAAATCGGAATGTAGCACGAAAATAAATCAGTATACACGGAGAACATAAGTTGACAAGACTATTCATTTGCTCCTCAAGGTCACAATTTGGTCACAGCACAGGAAAAAGAATTGACAAAAGAAGCtgttttttcagaaattaaacATGAATTAGCAGTACATTGAATCAGAGGCATTTCGTTGCtgtattgtaaatgagtacAAAATAGATTTATAAGTCATGAGGTCAAAAGATTcaagagaaggaagaaaagaaactgtTGAACAGTCTTCTTGAACTCTGTAGTCAATAAGAATGTTAGGCTTCCCAACCCCTCAGCTGAGTAGCACGAGCAACACGGTTCACGCCCAGTGTAAAGGCACCCATGCGAAGACAGCAATTGTGAGACTGACACATGCCCTTGATGTTATTGAAGGCTTTTGTCATGTATCTCTTAAGCTCCTGATTCACCTTCT
This region of Sesamum indicum cultivar Zhongzhi No. 13 linkage group LG4, S_indicum_v1.0, whole genome shotgun sequence genomic DNA includes:
- the LOC105160755 gene encoding light-harvesting complex-like protein 3 isotype 1, chloroplastic → MASIGITASIQRACSSQHITKKQSTQARPSRSLGTQQTTNVVTPNVEGLKLAEKQEKSPLLTIRNPKELEDESQDSRNSVETSYPRFCDERWKNGTWDLNMFVKQGRVDWDAVIVAEARRRKFLELYPEASSNEEPVHFRSSIIPWWAWIVHSHLPEAELLNGRAAMAGFFMAYLVDALTGLDVVGQTGNFVCKAALFVTIIGVVLFRRKEDLGNFQKLADEATFYDKQWKASWQSPDTSNAVKEQSRKE